The DNA segment GGTCACTGGAGATATAGAGCAGCGCATACATCTGACCAGCAATTGAATTCAACCCAAGATTTCCTGCCATGCTTCCAGCAATTTCAATAAAATAGTCGCGTACTTTTTCTATTCCTGGATTCATAATAAAATACCCTTATGTTTCTTTGCGTTTAGAATGTTCTAAACATAGAATAAGATAAAATTTGGTGGGTGTCAAGGGTTTGTTTGAAGATTGTTACAGTTTGTTGCTCAAATTCTTTGCAACAATATATGAGAATATTTTATTTCTTGTGCTTTCTAATAGGTTGGAGAATAATATGGCTATATTATATTTGCCTTTGTGTTTGGATAGTTCTGTACGAACAACAACGCCGTTGCAGTGGACACGGAAGAACTCACCCCTTGATGGAAAAGTTGTTGGAATTAACATATTTAAATCAAGCTTTGTCATTAAGGAAATTTTTTTATTTACTTCACAATAGATGCCTGAGCAGCTGATATTATCAACCTTTGTCCTTACTGCTTCAAACCCATTATCTATCTCTGCATGAAAATCGGCTTTAGCTCTCGGGTATTTTCGTCTTTCCGCTCTTCTTTCAGATATACTCATAATTAAACAAATTTCGTTTTCTTATCCTTAAAATCATTATAACATTTAATGCATAATCTGCCAATTGTTTTTCTTATAATCCTAATATATAATGAGTAAATGACTGTTGTTCGAAAAATTACTGATTATAAAAGAAAAGCCCTTAACTCACTTTTAAGCGATAATTCTATTTTTATAGGGTTGGTAGTCTTAAGCTTTTTATGTATTGGACTTCTGAATATTCTAACTCATGAAATGTGGCGGGACGAACTACAATCCTGGCTCATTGCCAAGGATAGTGTCTCCATTATGAACCTGTTTAGCAATTTGAGATACGAAGGACATCCTGCGTTGTGGCATATATGCCTTTACTTATTCAGCAGGTTTACAGCTCAGCCAATTGTAATGCAATTCTTTCACTTACTATTAGCTGCAACAACAATATACATTTTTACAAGATTTTCGCCATTTACAAAGTTACAAAAGATATTATTTGCTTTTGGTTACTTTCCTCTTTATGAATACGCTGCCATAAGCAGAAATTATGCAATGGGTGTTCTGTTTATCTTTTGCTTCTGCGCAGCGTTTCGAACCCGTACCAAAAACTACCTCGCTCTATCCTGTATTCTGTTCATGCTTGCTCAAACAAGTGTCTACGGCTTAATGATCGCTATCTGTTTTGGATTTACGCTGATCATGGAATATGTTCTCGATAGGAACCTGCGGAAATTATTGAGCGCAAGAAGAACGGAACTTGTTATCAGTATGTGCATATTTATTCTTGGCATTATAATTACGGTTCTCCAACTTATCCAGCCCATTGACAGCGGAGGAAGAATCTGGGGAATGAATATTGATTTAAGACGCATCATACGTGTAATTACAATCCCATGGAAAAGTTATATTCCAATTCCAGAGTTCATGAACACTAAATTTATTGTTTCTACAATACTCCCTTCCCGGATCCCTAGTGCAATCCTATCCATCATTCTGTTATGTTTCTCTCTTCTGCTTTTTGTACGAAAGTCTGTTGTGACTTTTTTATATATTTCTGCAACTATTGGGCTTCTAATTTTTTCCTACATTATACACTTTGGTGAGTTAAGACATCATGGACACCTGTTTATCTTGTTTATTGCATGTT comes from the bacterium genome and includes:
- a CDS encoding PilZ domain-containing protein, translating into MSISERRAERRKYPRAKADFHAEIDNGFEAVRTKVDNISCSGIYCEVNKKISLMTKLDLNMLIPTTFPSRGEFFRVHCNGVVVRTELSKHKGKYNIAILFSNLLESTRNKIFSYIVAKNLSNKL